gcacctctcaggattgttgtgaggaataagtgagataatatttgcaagcatttagcacagtgtctggcacatagtagatgcttaataaacatgtttccttccttccttccttccttccttccttccttccttccttccttccttccttccttccttccttccttccttccttccttccttcctttttgcctttctcccatcctgcctgccttcctgcctttctgAAAGTCCCTCAGTATCTTGACCTTAGGTTTCCTTTCTttataaaattaggggattgaATAAGGTGATATCAAAGATGCCTTTGGACTTTAAATGTTCTGTGGTTTTATGGCTCCCAGACACCACCTGAATTGGTTACATAGCACTTGAGTCTTCTATGTGTGGGGAATCTCTGGAGATAACATATGACAAGTTCCTGGCTGCCAACCACACTGCACTGCCCAGTAGAGATCCACCGCCCCCTAGTGTCTTGATTTTCCATCACAGTGGTAGTCGTGCAGCGCCCCACTTCCCTATGGTGGACTACACTAGGACCTCATTGGCCAATAATGATTCAACAGGGCCCTGCCAGGGCACTGTGGACTGTGTAGTTAATATTCTGAGACAGGCATGTGTACCCAGGGTCCTTTTCTGGGTGGTTTTGGGGAATAGAGGAAAGAAATTAGCTGTGGTTTGAGTCCCTAGACTTTCTCAGGTGTCTGGTCCAATCCAGAATCACAGATTTCTATTttcagaatcttagagttggaaggggggACCTTTGAGATGATCTAGCCCAGCCTCCTCATTTAACAGAgcagtaaactgaggcccagaaagtatGACagacaagatcatagatttagaattggaagggatcttagaggtcattttttcccaaccccctcatttttcagatgaggaaactgaggcccagagaggtgaagtgatttgcccaaggccatactGGCAGTAAATGATAGGGATAgtatttaaacttaggtcttttgATTACAAAATAAGTAATCTTTCTCCTATATCAGGTAGGGGGTGGAGAGCAGCAAGATCCTGAAAGCTCTGGGGAAGTGTTGCTATCCTGAATCCAGTCCAGGGTTCAGTGCCATATAGGGTTGAAATGGTACGCAGTATTTGATTCAACATCTCCATCTGGCTTTTCTGCCCTAGGACAGCGGGGCCGACTCCTAGCCCACCTGATTCACTGGGAACAGAGGCCCCGGTGTTCTGAGAAGCCAGAACAGAGAGGACAGACACAGAGACTGGCACCACTCTGTCCCTCTGATGAGACCTCTGACCCACTGTGGCCAGGTCTGTGCCCCACTCGAAGCCGACTGATCGCCACACCCCAAGGAACAGTGCTGGTGGAGCGAGAGAAGGACCTGTCCGCCTACAACTGGAACTCTTTTGGCCTGCGTTATGGGAAGCGACAGACAAAGATGGGGAAGGCTCGAGCAAGTGCCTGACAGAGACTGTGCATGTCCTGGGGTTTATAATGCATTTTAACTTGGGGACAAAGGTTTCAAGCAAGGGGGCCGGGCTTTTCTGGGGGGAGGGAAAGTTCACTGTCctgaggaaataaaaacaattctatccattccttttgatctgtttggTAGCTTATTCTGTTgttattcagccatttttcagtcatgtccaactcttcatgaccccattggggatgttcttggcaaagattctggagtggtttaccttttccttctccatcttattttacagatgaaaaattgaggcaaacaggattaagtgacttgtccagggtcacacaaataaagacatcaCCCATCACATTATGATGTCATGGAtcctctctgaaaatgaaggacctCCACCCCCATtaacttggggcagctaggtggtgcagtggacggaatgccaagcttggagtcaagaggatctgagttcaaatctgacctcaaatacttactaactatacgaccctatgcaagtcacttaaccatttgcctcagttttctcacctacaaaatgagttggagaaggaaatgacaaatcactgataaaaaaactccaaatagggtcatgaagagtcagacagaattgaaatgactgaacacaagtGTGTGCTTATGCATGCAGGGTATAACAAGCTACTTGTGCTTTGTGCCACCTTTAGGCTTCTCTCTAGGCCTTTCTCAAAGATCCCCAAAGGAGATGTCTATGATTAGAGAAAGTCTTCAAAGGGGTCAGAGGAGGAGGGCAGAGTCCAATGTTTCGATAAAGCTTTGTGACTGATCTCTTCAGGTGAAGTTATTCTGTGCAGCTAGCCCCAGCTCTCTGCCAACAGAAACCCTCAGGTTCTCCTCTGAGAACTGTGGCATGGAAAGAGATAGGTGAGTTTCTTGGGGGAACAGGGATCCTTCTACCCCTGGGGGTCCCTGCTCTGAAACAAGTGGAATTAGGTGTGATAAAATCTGTCTTTCAGACCAAGCCTACCTGCAGAGACATACATTCTTCTCTGCCACAGAGGGCTGTGTATTCTTGGGTCTTTCCTGCTGGACTCAGTGGAAGCACTCTACTATCCATCCCACCTTGCCTTTTAGTGCTGGACCTGAGATTTGGTGCCAGTGGTGTCAAGCAGGATTACCTGAGAAGTAGCCTGGAattatggaaagagaaagagatgtagAGCCACAAGGctcagattcaaatcctgcctctgtctctggaaccctgggcaagaaacttatagagtttcctcctctataaaatgagggggttgaatctATAGATCTTATGCCTGTATAGTTTGGACTGGCTTATTTCTGTGGCCTATAAGACATGTCTGAAAATAGAGAAATAAGGAAGCCTGTTTGTGACTCTAAATGGAGGAAATAAGGTAGAGTTCTCTTCTCTGCCAGAGAATCCCCTTTAAAtctgctttaaaaagtagaggaATAGTTTCCAATCCTtattttaaaaggggaaagaTATTCTATATCCGatatcccttcctcctctcttcattcttctttcctccccattttaaagaccttagcctgaaagggccaaggcctcacattgcatcctgggccatctccagtcgtcctgatgaatatcaggcctctggacccagatggctcaggagaagaaagtgaggttggtgaccttgcatagcccttcctctctcaaaccaaagtcaactgcaagtcatgacatcatcttgatgtcatggtcctctttgagaacaaaggacaaacacaacaacaacaacaacaacaataaacttCTAACTACAGGGAGCCCACACTCTTTCCATAAAGGAAGGGGGGGCAGAGAAATGTGAGAGCAGCAGGAGAGTTGACATTCGTCTGCACAATTGTCAGTCAATGATCGAGTGGTGTTTCCATGTCTTGCCCTACCTTCAACCATATCTGGGCCACATTAAAATGGTGTATTTGAGCTTTGTCAAACACAACTGGATACAATCTTTATCATACAATTGCCCAGTCTTCTCTTTGTccccaatcaatcaaccaaccaacagatatgcatttagtaagtgtttactatgtgccaggtccaaCTGTACTAAATACTTAGCATACAGCAAGCTGATGGGAAGTTAGCATGTAATTAAATAAGAACATAGCATATACATGCAGTATAGGGAATAGATAACCCAAGAGAAGACTAGCTCCTAGGGGGATTGAGAAAGGGGTCCTGCCAAAGATGGCATTTGAatagtcttgaaggaaaccagggattctggCTTCCAGGAAGTaaggggaggaggtggaggaagatCATTCCAAGGCTGGGGGTCAGCAGTGCAGAGGCACAGAGGTGGACATGAAATGTATGATGAACAGCAAGTAAGCCAGTGTGGCTTGGATTGTAGAGGGCATGGAGGTAAGTAATGGGTAAGAGTACTGAAAAGCTAGAAAGTGGCCAGAtggtgaagagttttaaaagccaaacaaaggtgtttatatttaatcctagaagtAACAGGGAACCACCggtgtttattgaatagggaaagTGACATGGTTGAAACCGCACTATTGGGGAAGGATGTCaagcctcccccattagactgttgGCTCCTTGAGGTTAGgtcctgtcttttgtctctttttatatccccactGCTTGGTATAGTAtccatagtaggtgtttaataaatgtttatcgatatTGAtattgcactttaggaaaatcactttgataagactcaggagaagaatgaacaggtaaacaggaaagagaaatcatacatgattcaataaggttaaattgtttacatttctacatgggaagatgatacttgtaactcccaagaactttatcattattaaagcAGTTAGAATGAGTATATATAAACAGAGGACATGAATGTGAATTAACTATGACAGGAtggtataaaaaaataaagaggtggagaaaaatgaattcactaggagaaagggaaaaggagaggtagaataggataaattatcttacataaaagaagtatgaaggagcttttacagtggagaggaaaaatggggaggtGGAGGGCAATGCTTggatcttactctcatcagaactggttcaGAAGGAAGAGTATACACACTTggttgggtataaaaatctgccttaccctacagggaagtagggtgGGAGGAGGATAAGACAAGAGGGTGAGgaagctgatagaagggaaggtgcaTGGGGGGatgtaatcagaagcaaaacactttcaaagagggacagggtgaaaggagagagatagagatagagatagagagagagagagagagagagagagagagagagagagagagagagagagagatgagagagagagagagagagagagagaggtgaaaataggatagagggaaatacataataattataactatgaatataaatggaatgaactcacccataaaatggcagcgtggattagaaaccagaattctagaatatgttgtttacaagaaacacacttgaagcagagaaatacaCAGAGAATGAAGGTAAGagtctggagcagaatctattatgcttcagttaaggtaaaaaaaaaaaaaagcagaggtagcaattgatctcagagaaagcaaaagcaaaaatagatctaattaaaagtgataagcagggaaactacattttgctaaaaggtaacatagacaatgaagtaatactaATACCAAACaaatatgcaccaaatggtatagaatccaaatttttaaaggagaagttaagtgagttataggaggaaatagacagtaaaaatGTACAAGTGaaggacctcaactttcccctctcagtaCTAGAtgaatctaaccaaaaaataaataagaaagaagttaaggaggggaatagaattttagaaaagttatgtatgatagctctctggagaaaattgaatgggaatagaaaggaatatacctttttcttagtggtacatAGCATGTAgagaaaaactgaccatgtattaaggcATTAAAAACTTCACGACcaaattcagaaaaacagaaacataaaatgcatccttttctgaccacaaagaaataaaaattacatttgatAAAGGGCTGTGGAcacatagattaaaaattcattggaaaccAAATTcttaagaatgagtgggtcaaagaaaaatCTGCCCTGTGGAGGAGAGATTGGAGTGGATTCTAGAACTCATAAGATTGTTTCCAAGGTATTCCATTGAAAGATCGTTGCTCAGTCACCTATActtggaaaagaaacaaattagaaaaggcaACCTAAGACCCAGGCTTTCAAGCTTGTGTAAGCAGGACTTTATGTCATCTGCACATTTTGAAAATGGCTCCTGGAAAGACTGCCAAGATTGAGGAAGGGGAGTCCACAGGGAGAGGCTAATGAATCCCGGCCTGACTGGccaatagaaaaagagagagtacCTGAGAGCAGAATAATTCCCTTTAAGATTCACGGAGTGGACTACTCCTGACTTTCTGTTCAATCTGAAGCATTTGATATGGCCTCTATCTTCCTCCTTGCCTTTTATCTATAGTGAGGTGGAGAACCAAGAGCTATTCAGGATGTGCTATAACATCCCACAGCAATAAGACCTCCAAGGTTGAGTCACATGAGAGCAAAGTAAGACTATTACTTCCCATGTTCTGGACATAAATCCTTTCTTAATACAGGATGAGATTACATTAGCTCTTTTGGATGTCATGTCATACTGTTGGCTCATTGAGCATGTGTTCCACTAAcaactctcacacacacacatgccccaGATCTTTTTTCATCTGAACACCTTACATCCAATTTCTTACTGATTTTTTCAACTTAAGCctaataacttttatttattcctattaaatatcaaataaaaaagaCTCAGATCAACATTCTGGCCTATTCAGATAATTTTGAATCCTTCCTGTCTTCTAATCCATTAGATATCCCTCTCAGCTTCCCATCTTTGGGTCATCAAATGTAACAAATACATCAGCTACGTTTTTATCCaagctggtttaaaaaaaaaaggtaaacagtacaGAACAAACACAAATAATTGGGATACTCTACTAGGTACCTCCTCTTAAGCTGACCTAGCCTGAATCCttcccagactttttttttttgaccaggtaaaagagactattttttttgcctcatttcttacctagccttaatcattgaatagGTGGTGCCTCAGACAAACTTatatctgggaaagaccttagcttaaaaaggccaaggtctcctactgcatctggGGTAATTTCCAGTCCTGATctatgttttgccactggacccaaagagctctggaggagagagtgaggctggtgactgtgtACAGTCTTGCCTCACTtcaatctaattcacttgcaagtcatggcatcatcttcctcctgtcattgatcctctttaagaatgaaggacaaacaatccACAGACAATGCCTCTCCATCTTGCCCACAAGGGTAACATGAGAgattttgttaaatgctttgcaGGTCttggaaaattatatttatagcATTCCCCTCATCTAGTAACCCTATCAAAATGAGGAAATAAGGCTATTCTGACATGACCTTTCCCTGAGGAAACCATGCTGActcttaataattattaattacaaTGGCACATATTATAGAACTGTAGTTCTCAAGACCCCTTTACATTCTTAGAAATTGTTGAGAAATGCCTCTCCCAGCTCCCCCGGAGCATTTGTTTATTTTGGCTGTATCTCTTGATGTTGGtcatattcaaaattaaaatatcttagtattattatgaaaatagttttgacctagTAGATATGAAGGTCGCAGCAAGGGGGCATGGTTTTGAAGTCTGAAAGCTGGGAACAAGGATGAAAGGGAAATGGGTTGCTTCACATAATGGAAT
The DNA window shown above is from Notamacropus eugenii isolate mMacEug1 chromosome 2, mMacEug1.pri_v2, whole genome shotgun sequence and carries:
- the KISS1 gene encoding metastasis-suppressor KiSS-1, with the protein product MRSSMCWQLLLFLSIFPFGETLDKFAPIENPGLTGQRGRLLAHLIHWEQRPRCSEKPEQRGQTQRLAPLCPSDETSDPLWPGLCPTRSRLIATPQGTVLVEREKDLSAYNWNSFGLRYGKRQTKMGKARASA